A window of Ipomoea triloba cultivar NCNSP0323 chromosome 2, ASM357664v1 contains these coding sequences:
- the LOC116009683 gene encoding benzyl alcohol O-benzoyltransferase-like: MMASSPFMASQPSLAFTVTRQKPELVAPAEPTPREIKYLSDIDDQQGLRFQIPAIQFYRNEPSMSGKDPVQVIRQALAKALVFFYPFAGRLREGAGRKLMVDCTGEGVMFIEADADATLQHFAIGGEVKPPFPCFDQLLYNVPGSTEILNCPLFLIQVTRLRCGGFIFALRMNHTMGDGYGLFHFMNTIAEIARGVETPTFQPVWQREYFSARNPPRITCTHYEYEEEPTDSMVTNIPLDNLVHRSFFFGPKEISALRSSLPPHLRKCSTVEILTALLWRCRTNALGFNPDEEVRVLLLINARFRFKDTPLPSGYTGNAFAYPGAKTTAGKLTKNPLGYAVELVSSIKRCFSEEYMQSVVDLMVLKGRPPFHVAGSFIMSDLTRYKVLDVDYGWGKAVYNGPPHGGATDVPGVATFHVPHKNNKGENGTLIPMCLPAFAMDKFVNELANTFIRAAL, encoded by the exons ATGATGGCCTCATCTCCATTTATGGCTTCTCAACCATCTTTAGCCTTCACCGTCACAAGGCAAAAGCCTGAGCTTGTTGCCCCGGCAGAGCCAACCCCACGCGAAATCAAGTACCTTTCCGACATTGATGACCAACAAGGTCTGAGGTTTCAAATTCCAGCTATACAGTTTTACCGCAATGAACCTTCCATGAGTGGGAAGGACCCCGTGCAGGTAATACGTCAGGCTTTAGCTAAAGCACTTGTTTTTTTCTACCCCTTCGCCGGTAGACTCCGGGAGGGAGCTGGACGGAAGCTGATGGTGGATTGCACCGGTGAGGGCGTCATGTTCATCGAGGCAGATGCTGACGCCACACTCCAACACTTTGCCATTGGAGGTGAAGTCAAGCCTCCATTTCCGTGTTTTGATCAACTTCTTTACAATGTTCCTGGTTCTACAGAAATTCTCAACTGCCCTTTGTTCCTTATacag GTGACTCGTCTAAGGTGTGGAGGTTTCATTTTTGCGTTACGCATGAATCACACAATGGGCGACGGATATGGACTTTTCCATTTCATGAATACCATAGCCGAAATTGCAAGAGGTGTAGAAACTCCAACGTTTCAACCAGTATGGCAAAGGGAATATTTCAGTGCCCGCAACCCTCCCCGCATAACATGCACTCATTACGAGTACGAGGAGGAGCCGACAGACTCAATGGTAACAAACATTCCACTCGACAACCTCGTCCATCGTTCTTTCTTCTTCGGACCTAAAGAGATTTCGGCGCTACGTAGTTCTCTCCCTCCTCATTTGCGCAAATGCTCGACAGTTGAGATTCTAACAGCTCTCCTGTGGCGGTGCCGCACCAACGCCCTTGGATTCAACCCGGACGAGGAAGTGCGCGTGCTTTTACTCATCAATGCACGTTTTAGGTTCAAAGATACCCCGTTGCCAAGTGGGTACACCGGCAATGCGTTTGCTTATCCCGGCGCCAAAACAACTGCGGGCAAATTGACGAAAAACCCATTGGGTTACGCGGTTGAGCTGGTCTCCAGCATCAAACGTTGCTTTAGCGAAGAATACATGCAATCAGTGGTGGACTTGATGGTTCTTAAGGGCCGACCGCCCTTCCATGTTGCCGGAAGTTTTATTATGTCTGATCTCACCCGTTATAAAGTACTTGATGTGGATTACGGTTGGGGCAAGGCAGTCTATAACGGGCCGCCTCATGGAGGTGCCACTGATGTTCCTGGTGTGGCTACCTTTCACGTGccacataaaaataataaaggcgAAAATGGCACTTTGATTCCTATGTGCTTGCCGGCCTTTGCAATGGACAAATTTGTGAATGAGCTAGCAAATACTTTCATTAGGGCTGCTTTATGA
- the LOC116009674 gene encoding benzyl alcohol O-benzoyltransferase-like: MASQLLQASLVFTVTRKKPELIAPAKPTPREIKCLSDIDSQPGLMFHVPFMMFYRNEPSMSGKDPVKVIREALAKTLVFYYPFAGRLREGYGGKLMVDCTGEGVMFIEADADVALKHFGHAPRPPFPCSDELLYDVPGFGGILNSPLLLIQVTRLRCGGFVFAIRLNHTMSDASGLVQFLNTIAEIARGAEAPSVYPVWQREFFDARNPPRITCTHYEFEEEPADSMGPNIIPLDNLVHRSFFFGPTEISALRRSLPPHLLKCSRFEVVTACLWRCRTIAMEFDPNEEVRICGTVNARPRLKNPPVPNGYYGNAFVYPGAKSTAGKVSKNPLAHALELVTNIKSSFTEEYIKSVADLMILKGRPRFTVQGTFIVSDVSRFGFSELDIGWGQSVFGGPAHGGVGGIPGLITFYLPYEDNKGDRGILVPMCLPAIAMGKFVKELENCLMK, encoded by the exons ATGGCCTCTCAGCTACTGCAGGCATCTTTGGTCTTCACGGTGACAAGGAAAAAGCCTGAGCTTATAGCTCCGGCGAAACCAACTCCACGGGAAATCAAGTGCCTCTCCGACATTGATAGCCAACCAGGTTTGATGTTCCACGTTCCATTTATGATGTTTTATCGCAATGAGCCTTCCATGAGCGGGAAAGACCCCGTCAAGGTCATACGTGAAGCTCTTGCTAAAACCCTTGTTTTTTACTATCCCTTCGCGGGTCGGCTCCGGGAGGGATACGGAGGGAAGCTGATGGTGGATTGCACCGGCGAGGGCGTCATGTTCATCGAGGCTGACGCCGATGTCGCGCTTAAACACTTCGGACATGCGCCCAGGCCTCCGTTTCCATGCTCAGATGAACTTCTTTACGATGTTCCAGGCTTCGGAGGAATTCTCAACAGCCCCTTGCTCCTTATTCAG GTGACTCGTCTAAGGTGTGGAGGTTTCGTTTTTGCTATACGCCTAAATCACACCATGTCAGATGCCTCTGGTCTAGTCCAATTCTTGAACACCATAGCCGAAATTGCAAGAGGTGCAGAAGCTCCATCGGTTTATCCAGTATGGCAACGGGAGTTTTTCGACGCCCGTAACCCTCCCCGCATAACATGCACACATTATGAGTTTGAAGAGGAACCCGCAGATTCAATGGGACCAAACATTATTCCACTCGACAACCTCGTCCATCGTTCTTTCTTCTTCGGACCTACCGAGATTTCGGCTTTACGTAGGTCTCTCCCGCCCCATTTGCTCAAATGTTCGAGGTTCGAGGTGGTAACGGCTTGTCTTTGGCGCTGCCGTACGATTGCCATGGAATTTGACCCCAACGAGGAGGTGCGGATCTGTGGCACAGTCAACGCACGTCCTAGGTTAAAAAATCCCCCGGTTCCAAATGGGTATTATGGGAATGCATTTGTTTATCCCGGAGCAAAATCAACTGCAGGCAAAGTGAGCAAAAATCCACTGGCTCACGCACTCGAGTTGGTCACTAATATAAAATCTAGTTTTACCGAAGAATACATTAAATCGGTAGCTGACTTAATGATTCTTAAGGGACGACCAAGGTTCACCGTGCAAGGGACTTTTATTGTTTCAGATGTTTCTCGTTTTGGATTCTCAGAATTAGATATTGGATGGGGCCAGTCGGTTTTTGGTGGGCCGGCTCATGGAGGTGTGGGTGGTATTCCCGGTTTAATAACCTTTTACTTACCATATGAAGATAACAAAGGCGACCGTGGGATTCTGGTTCCGATGTGCTTGCCGGCGATTGCAATGGGGAAGTTTGTGAAAGAGCTTGAAAACTGCTTAATGAAGTGA
- the LOC116009974 gene encoding cellulose synthase-like protein H1 isoform X1 — MAPKSPPPFPLYETKFRNNTISRAVEIVILLLLLSLIAYRICNLHSHGYYYTWLLALVCESWFTFNWVLVVSTKWNQVETTTYPQRFLEWVENGSCEFPAVDMFVTTANPELEPPILTVNTVLSLLALEYPANKLACYVSDDSASPVTFYALVETSKFAKLWVPFCKKYNVAVRAPFRYFNGDHTFPPESSPEFRREWEKMNDEYANLCGKIENATQNPFLFNKFATFADLDRNDHSTIIKVIWENEESLTVGVPHLIYISREKRPKHQHNFKAGAMNVLTRVSGVMTNAPFMLNVDCDFYVNNPKVVLHAMCFMLGAKDERDTGFVQFPQTFYDGLKDDPYASQYKILYHCVGRGNAGIQGSFYDGTGCFHRRKVIYGLSPNDTVTAEKLTDDDLQKTYGKSKIFITLAATTLSGSLSSKTWYSSGLSHSLEAASQVANCGYEFGTTWGHNIGWRYGSVTEDILTGIGIQTMGWKTGFCVVEPAGFLGCTPSTGLGSLNQMKRWASGHTEILFSMKCPIFAALFGNLQFRQCLAYMFVMLWPVRPIFELCYALLPPYCLISNSHFLPKGNEVAIVIPASIFIIYNLYTLWEYMQENESIRAWWNNQRMWRIMSSASWLFGFLTVMFKRLGFSETVFEVTKKDQDHTQDEKSNTGFTFDHSPFFIPGTTILLVNMVALFIGLLRYAQGKAEWGVGEVICSLWVILMFWAFLKGLFGSGKDGIPWSTILKSGALGFLLLHCCNSVY, encoded by the exons ATGGCACCCAAATCTCCACCGCCTTTTCCTCTTTACGAAACCAAATTTCGGAACAACACGATTTCAAGAGCGGTGGAGATCGTCATTCTTCTGCTTCTCCTCTCGCTCATCGCCTACAGAATTTGCAATCTCCATAGCCATGGCTACTACTACACTTGGCTCTTGGCCCTGGTGTGCGAGTCTTGGTTCACTTTCAATTGGGTTCTTGTGGTCAGCACCAAATGGAATCAGGTTGAAACCACTACATACCCACAACGCTTCTTGGAATG GGTGGAGAATGGGAGCTGTGAGTTTCCGGCGGTGGATATGTTCGTCACGACGGCCAATCCGGAGCTGGAACCGCCGATTCTGACGGTGAACACGGTGCTGTCGCTGTTGGCACTGGAATATCCGGCGAACAAGCTAGCTTGTTACGTCTCAGACGATTCTGCATCCCCTGTTACCTTCTACGCTCTTGTGGAAACCTCCAAATTCGCTAAGCTTTGGGTTCCCTTCTGTAAGAAGTACAACGTCGCCGTGAGAGCCCCGTTCCGGTACTTCAACGGCGACCACACATTCCCGCCGGAAAGCTCCCCGGAATTCCGACGTGAATGGGAGAAAATGAAT GATGAATATGCAAATCTGTGTGGAAAGATCGAAAATGCCACCCAAAATCCCTTCCTATTCAACAAATTCGCAACTTTTGCAGATCTTGATCGCAATGACCATTCTACAATCATAAAG GTAATCTGGGAGAACGAGGAATCTCTTACTGTCGGCGTGCCGCACCTCATCTACATCTCCAGAGAAAAGCGTCCAAAACACCAACATAATTTTAAGGCTGGTGCCATGAATGTTCTG ACGAGAGTATCAGGAGTGATGACAAATGCACCATTTATGTTAAATGTGGACTGTGACTTCTACGTAAATAACCCAAAAGTTGTGCTCCACGCCATGTGCTTCATGCTTGGGGCAAAGGATGAAAGGGACACCGGATTTGTACAATTTCCTCAGACTTTTTACGATGGATTGAAAGATGACCCTTATGCAAGCCAGTATAAAATCTTATACCAT TGTGTGGGGAGAGGAAATGCTGGGATTCAAGGATCATTTTATGATGGGACCGGCTGTTTCCATAGACGGAAAGTAATCTATGGTTTATCGCCAAATGACACTGTCACTGCTG AAAAATTGACAGATGATGACCTACAAAAAACATATGGAAAGTCAAAGATATTCATAACATTAGCCGCCACTACATTATCAGGATCATTAAGTTCTAAGACGTGGTATTCTAGTGGTCTTTCACATTCCCTTGAGGCTGCATCCCAAGTTGCGAATTGCGGTTATGAATTTGGCACAACTTGGGGTCATAAT ATTGGATGGCGGTATGGATCTGTGACGGAAGATATTCTGACCGGAATTGGCATTCAAACAATGGGTTGGAAAACCGGGTTCTGTGTGGTGGAGCCGGCCGGTTTCCTGGGATGTACACCGTCAACTGGGCTGGGCTCGTTGAACCAAATGAAGAGATGGGCCTCTGGCCATACGGAAATACTATTTAGCATGAAATGCCCAATATTTGCTGCCTTATTTGGGAACCTCCAGTTTAGGCAATGCTTGGCCTATATGTTcgttatgctttggcctgtgcgCCCCATTTTTGAACTATGCTATGCTCTTCTCCCACCTTATTGCCTCATCTCCAACTCTCACTTCCTACCGAAG GGAAATGAAGTGGCTATTGTTATACCTGCTTCTATTTTCATCATATACAACTTGTACACTCTATGGGAATACATGCAAGAAAATGAGTCGATACGAGCATGGTGGAACAACCAAAGAATGTGGAGAATAATGTCTTCAGCGTCATGGTTATTCGGGTTTCTTACTGTGATGTTTAAGCGTTTAGGATTCTCCGAAACGGTATTTGAAGTCACCAAAAAAGATCAAGATCATACACAAGACGAAAAGTCCAACACTGGATTTACATTCGATCATTCGCCGTTTTTTATCCCTGGTACAACTATTTTGTTGGTGAATATGGTAGCTCTGTTTATTGGATTGTTGAGATATGCACAGGGAAAAGCGGAGTGGGGTGTGGGTGAAGTGATTTGCAGCCTTTGGGTAATACTAATGTTTTGGGCATTTCTTAAAGGCTTGTTTGGAAGTGGAAAAGATGGGATTCCATGGTCAACGATTTTGAAGTCTGGGGCGCTGGGATTTCTTCTTTTACACTGTTGCAATTCTGTATATTGA
- the LOC116009974 gene encoding cellulose synthase-like protein H1 isoform X2, translating to MAPKSPPPFPLYETKFRNNTISRAVEIVILLLLLSLIAYRICNLHSHGYYYTWLLALVCESWFTFNWVLVVSTKWNQVETTTYPQRFLEWVENGSCEFPAVDMFVTTANPELEPPILTVNTVLSLLALEYPANKLACYVSDDSASPVTFYALVETSKFAKLWVPFCKKYNVAVRAPFRYFNGDHTFPPESSPEFRREWEKMNDEYANLCGKIENATQNPFLFNKFATFADLDRNDHSTIIKVIWENEESLTVGVPHLIYISREKRPKHQHNFKAGAMNVLTRVSGVMTNAPFMLNVDCDFYVNNPKVVLHAMCFMLGAKDERDTGFVQFPQTFYDGLKDDPYASQYKILYHCVGRGNAGIQGSFYDGTGCFHRRKVIYGLSPNDTVTAEKLTDDDLQKTYGKSKIFITLAATTLSGSLSSKTWYSSGLSHSLEAASQVANCGYEFGTTWGHNWIVIEDFVDILYCRLDGGMDL from the exons ATGGCACCCAAATCTCCACCGCCTTTTCCTCTTTACGAAACCAAATTTCGGAACAACACGATTTCAAGAGCGGTGGAGATCGTCATTCTTCTGCTTCTCCTCTCGCTCATCGCCTACAGAATTTGCAATCTCCATAGCCATGGCTACTACTACACTTGGCTCTTGGCCCTGGTGTGCGAGTCTTGGTTCACTTTCAATTGGGTTCTTGTGGTCAGCACCAAATGGAATCAGGTTGAAACCACTACATACCCACAACGCTTCTTGGAATG GGTGGAGAATGGGAGCTGTGAGTTTCCGGCGGTGGATATGTTCGTCACGACGGCCAATCCGGAGCTGGAACCGCCGATTCTGACGGTGAACACGGTGCTGTCGCTGTTGGCACTGGAATATCCGGCGAACAAGCTAGCTTGTTACGTCTCAGACGATTCTGCATCCCCTGTTACCTTCTACGCTCTTGTGGAAACCTCCAAATTCGCTAAGCTTTGGGTTCCCTTCTGTAAGAAGTACAACGTCGCCGTGAGAGCCCCGTTCCGGTACTTCAACGGCGACCACACATTCCCGCCGGAAAGCTCCCCGGAATTCCGACGTGAATGGGAGAAAATGAAT GATGAATATGCAAATCTGTGTGGAAAGATCGAAAATGCCACCCAAAATCCCTTCCTATTCAACAAATTCGCAACTTTTGCAGATCTTGATCGCAATGACCATTCTACAATCATAAAG GTAATCTGGGAGAACGAGGAATCTCTTACTGTCGGCGTGCCGCACCTCATCTACATCTCCAGAGAAAAGCGTCCAAAACACCAACATAATTTTAAGGCTGGTGCCATGAATGTTCTG ACGAGAGTATCAGGAGTGATGACAAATGCACCATTTATGTTAAATGTGGACTGTGACTTCTACGTAAATAACCCAAAAGTTGTGCTCCACGCCATGTGCTTCATGCTTGGGGCAAAGGATGAAAGGGACACCGGATTTGTACAATTTCCTCAGACTTTTTACGATGGATTGAAAGATGACCCTTATGCAAGCCAGTATAAAATCTTATACCAT TGTGTGGGGAGAGGAAATGCTGGGATTCAAGGATCATTTTATGATGGGACCGGCTGTTTCCATAGACGGAAAGTAATCTATGGTTTATCGCCAAATGACACTGTCACTGCTG AAAAATTGACAGATGATGACCTACAAAAAACATATGGAAAGTCAAAGATATTCATAACATTAGCCGCCACTACATTATCAGGATCATTAAGTTCTAAGACGTGGTATTCTAGTGGTCTTTCACATTCCCTTGAGGCTGCATCCCAAGTTGCGAATTGCGGTTATGAATTTGGCACAACTTGGGGTCATAAT TGGATTGTGATAGAAGATTTTGTTGACATATTATATTGTAGATTGGATGGCGGTATGGATCTGTGA
- the LOC116009975 gene encoding fatty acid hydroperoxide lyase, chloroplastic, with amino-acid sequence MVVSMMSAIPGPSTPPITSTPSPATSLPVRTIPGSHGWPLLGPLSDRLDYFWFQGPKTFFKSRIEKNKSTVFRTNVPPTFPFFLGVNPNVIAVLDVKSFSHLFDMDLVEKANVLVGDFMPSVSFTGDMRVCAYLDTSEAKHTQVKNFSIDILKRSSATWVPTLTSKLDTMWGSIDAELAKSGTAAVFSPLQQFLFSFFALTLLGADASKSPEIASSGAIMLDKWLAIQLVPTVNINVLQPLVEIFLHSFSYPFFLVKGDYQKLVDFVEKEAAEVLNRGVTEFQLTEKEAVHNLLFILGFNAFGGFSIFFPVLLGNLGDEKNLEIQEKLRNEVRGKIGTNPDNLSFEKIKEMELVQSFVYETLRLNPPVPSQFARARKDFQLSSHDSVFDIKKGELLCGFQPLVMLDPKVFDNPEDFVLERFTQEKGKELLNYLYWSNGPQTGMPTAANKQCAGKDIVTLTASLFVAYVLQRYDSLSVSSGSVVAAKKAS; translated from the exons ATGGTAGTCAGTATGATGAGCGCCATCCCGGGACCATCGACACCGCCGATAACCTCAACGCCGTCGCCGGCAACATCGCTACCGGTCCGTACAATTCCCGGCAGTCACGGGTGGCCTTTGTTAGGGCCGTTATCCGACCGCCTGGATTATTTCTGGTTCCAGGGCCCCAAAACGTTCTTCAAGAGCAGAATTGAGAAGAACAAGAGCACGGTTTTCCGGACCAACGTTCCCCCGACTTTCCCGTTCTTCCTCGGCGTTAATCCCAACGTCATCGCCGTTCTCGACGTCAAGTCTTTCTCCCACCTCTTCGATATGGACCTGGTGGAGAAGGCCAATGTTCTCGTCGGAGATTTCATGCCCAGCGTTAGCTTCACCGGCGACATGCGGGTCTGCGCGTATCTTGACACTTCTGAGGCCAAGCACACTCAG GTGAAGAACTTTTCTATAGACATCTTGAAACGAAGCTCAGCTACATGGGTTCCAACGCTTACAAGCAAGCTAGACACGATGTGGGGATCCATAGACGCCGAGCTTGCAAAATCCGGGACCGCCGCCGTCTTCTCTCCGCTCCAACAATTCCTCTTCAGCTTCTTCGCCCTCACGCTCCTCGGCGCCGACGCATCGAAGTCGCCGGAAATTGCCAGCTCCGGCGCCATCATGCTCGACAAATGGCTGGCTATCCAGCTAGTCCCCACCGTCAATATCAACGTTCTCCAGCCCTTGGTAGAGATTTTCCTCCACTCTTTCTCCTACCCTTTCTTCCTCGTCAAAGGAGACTACCAAAAACTCGTCGATTTCGTGGAGAAAGAGGCGGCGGAGGTGCTCAACCGCGGCGTCACCGAGTTTCAGCTCACCGAGAAAGAAGCCGTTCACAACCTCCTCTTCATTCTCGGCTTCAACGCCTTCGGAGGGTTTTCCATTTTTTTCCCTGTCCTCCTGGGCAATCTCGGGGACGAAAAGAACTTGGAAATCCAAGAAAAACTGAGAAACGAAGTCAGGGGTAAAATTGGAACAAACCCAGACAATTTAAGTTTCGAGAAAATTAAGGAAATGGAACTCGTCCAATCATTCGTGTACGAAACTCTCCGACTCAACCCGCCGGTCCCGAGTCAGTTTGCGCGAGCCAGGAAGGATTTCCAGTTGAGTTCACACGACTCGGTGTTCGACATCAAGAAAGGAGAGCTCCTGTGCGGGTTTCAGCCGTTGGTTATGTTGGACCCGAAGGTTTTCGACAATCCTGAGGATTTTGTGTTGGAGAGGTTTACGCAGGAGAAGGGGAAGGAGTTGTTGAACTATTTATATTGGTCGAATGGGCCGCAGACTGGGATGCCCACTGCGGCGAACAAGCAGTGTGCCGGCAAGGATATTGTGACTCTTACGGCTTCCTTGTTTGTGGCTTACGTTTTGCAGAGATATGATTCCTTATCTGTGTCTTCTGGTTCTGTGGTAGCTGCTAAAAAGGCAAGCTAA